The following proteins are encoded in a genomic region of Alistipes shahii WAL 8301:
- the mobV gene encoding MobV family relaxase — MGYVVLHIEKAAGTDAAMSGHVERRITPANVITTLTYLNQELIEFPKDVTNRTEAIQHRLDNAGLERKIGKNQVRALRVMLSGSPEDMKRIRQAGQLDAWAKDSCGWLQKTFGKENVVSAVLHLDEKTPHIHATVVPITRGERRKAKLEREKNAQSGKRTYRTKKDRPRLCADDVMARDKLKAYQTTYAEAMAKYGLQRGIDGSEAKHISTQQYYREVFVRKNEMAEQIEAMIGQKETLTVDIAALQAQQRAAQTDCNAIDEQRRKKKEELAKAETELAQTRWEIKTDKLKGVAVNATTKAVERIGALFHDPKPARYEKQIADLQGVIADKDKCIGQLQQEIKTMQAGHDKEVANLKQEAQQVIKALMRVDELCPYVKGLLKWENYCKDVGLDKERTKALFTMQPYRYTGELHSIRYNHTFRANDVILQFKPDKDGPSGFQFTINGKDCDEWFRQQRKEFYERIGIDIEQTEQRRGMKM, encoded by the coding sequence ATGGGCTATGTCGTATTGCATATCGAAAAGGCGGCCGGAACGGATGCCGCCATGTCGGGACACGTCGAGCGGAGAATAACACCCGCCAACGTCATAACGACACTTACCTACCTGAACCAAGAGTTAATCGAATTTCCCAAAGATGTTACCAACCGCACCGAAGCGATCCAGCACCGGCTGGATAACGCCGGACTGGAACGCAAGATCGGAAAGAACCAAGTGAGGGCCCTGCGTGTCATGCTCTCCGGAAGCCCCGAAGATATGAAGCGCATCCGGCAGGCCGGACAGTTGGACGCATGGGCCAAGGATTCCTGCGGCTGGCTGCAAAAGACCTTCGGAAAAGAGAACGTCGTGTCGGCAGTCCTGCATCTGGACGAGAAGACGCCGCATATCCACGCGACCGTCGTGCCGATCACACGGGGCGAACGCAGAAAGGCTAAGCTGGAGCGGGAGAAGAACGCCCAAAGCGGAAAGAGAACCTACCGCACTAAGAAAGACCGCCCGCGCCTATGTGCCGACGATGTGATGGCACGGGACAAACTCAAAGCCTATCAGACCACCTATGCCGAAGCGATGGCCAAATACGGACTGCAACGCGGCATCGACGGTTCGGAAGCCAAACATATATCCACGCAGCAGTATTACCGCGAGGTGTTCGTCCGTAAAAATGAAATGGCCGAACAGATCGAAGCGATGATCGGACAAAAAGAAACGCTGACGGTAGACATTGCCGCACTCCAAGCACAGCAACGAGCCGCACAGACAGACTGCAACGCTATCGACGAACAGCGGCGGAAGAAGAAAGAAGAACTGGCAAAAGCCGAAACGGAGTTGGCGCAGACCCGATGGGAGATCAAGACCGACAAACTCAAAGGCGTGGCCGTGAATGCCACGACGAAAGCCGTAGAAAGGATCGGAGCGTTGTTCCACGACCCCAAGCCCGCGAGGTATGAAAAACAGATTGCAGATTTGCAAGGGGTAATTGCCGACAAGGATAAGTGCATCGGGCAACTGCAACAAGAGATCAAGACCATGCAGGCCGGACACGATAAAGAGGTGGCCAACCTTAAACAGGAAGCACAACAAGTCATAAAAGCCTTGATGCGTGTCGATGAGTTGTGTCCCTATGTAAAGGGGCTGTTGAAATGGGAAAATTACTGCAAGGATGTCGGGTTGGACAAGGAGCGGACCAAAGCGTTGTTTACGATGCAACCTTACAGATATACGGGCGAGCTGCATTCGATAAGGTATAATCATACGTTTCGGGCGAACGATGTCATTCTCCAATTCAAACCCGACAAGGACGGGCCGAGCGGGTTCCAGTTCACCATAAACGGAAAGGACTGCGACGAGTGGTTCAGACAGCAACGAAAGGAGTTTTACGAGCGGATAGGAATTGACATCGAACAAACGGAGCAAAGGCGCGGGATGAAGATGTAA
- a CDS encoding site-specific integrase — protein sequence MATGVSILCYKSKTLANGAHPLMIRLCKDGKKKYVSLGVAVLPQFWDFEKNKPKRNCPNKIVIDKLIASKMAEYNVLVVDMMAERKEYTPRSLAQAVEQKTQGRTVAEMYGRLFAEMKKMERLGNLAVYKYSFNSLMSYTRNKLDIPFREIDCVWLKRYEEWLHARGCKDTTISQLFRTLRSVFNKAIEQDVIKQDAYPFNRFKINKFDIHTEKRSISKEEVQRILALELSDSGFYMGLAKDLFLFSYFGAGINFSDIALLRFCNLKDGRVCYVRKKTGKSISFPLNDISAKIVEKYASPFGNDRDYIFPILDAAVHRTEQQKRDRIRKCRRAGQDDVVLTDDVGDAGSAQGFVEQLGNRFRRFGDFYGDVVRQVALVGDPVGGLRFDLLNQSFQAGYVFNADRSLLGRRRRLHFPPPRNKECQACCQ from the coding sequence ATGGCAACAGGTGTCAGCATTCTATGCTACAAGTCGAAAACGCTTGCAAACGGAGCGCATCCGTTGATGATTCGTCTCTGTAAAGACGGAAAAAAGAAATACGTCAGTCTTGGCGTAGCGGTTTTACCTCAATTCTGGGATTTCGAGAAGAATAAGCCCAAACGAAACTGTCCCAATAAAATAGTGATTGACAAACTGATTGCTTCGAAAATGGCGGAGTACAACGTATTGGTTGTCGATATGATGGCTGAACGCAAAGAGTATACCCCTCGATCGTTGGCACAGGCTGTTGAACAAAAGACCCAAGGGCGAACTGTTGCGGAAATGTACGGCAGGTTGTTTGCGGAGATGAAGAAGATGGAGAGGCTGGGTAATTTGGCGGTCTATAAATACTCCTTTAATTCGTTGATGAGTTACACGCGTAATAAACTCGATATTCCCTTTCGAGAGATTGATTGTGTGTGGCTGAAAAGATATGAAGAGTGGTTGCACGCCAGAGGATGTAAAGACACCACGATAAGCCAACTGTTTCGAACGCTCCGTAGCGTCTTCAATAAAGCCATAGAGCAGGACGTTATCAAGCAGGACGCATACCCGTTTAATAGATTCAAAATAAACAAGTTTGATATTCATACAGAGAAACGGTCGATTTCCAAGGAGGAGGTGCAAAGAATCCTCGCACTCGAACTTTCCGATTCTGGCTTTTATATGGGACTTGCAAAGGATTTATTTCTGTTCAGCTATTTTGGTGCAGGAATAAATTTCTCGGATATTGCATTGCTCCGCTTCTGCAATTTGAAGGATGGTAGGGTTTGCTATGTAAGGAAAAAGACAGGCAAGTCGATAAGTTTCCCACTGAATGACATTTCAGCTAAAATCGTAGAAAAGTATGCCAGTCCGTTTGGAAATGATCGCGATTATATTTTTCCAATTCTCGATGCTGCCGTACATAGGACTGAACAGCAGAAACGTGACCGTATCCGTAAGTGCCGCCGCGCGGGTCAGGATGATGTTGTTCTGACGGATGATGTAGGTGATGCCGGTTCCGCGCAGGGCTTCGTCGAGCAGCTGGGAAACCGATTTCGTCGATTTGGCGATTTTTACGGGGACGTTGTCCGCCAGGTTGCCCTGGTAGGAGATCCGGTAGGAGGTCTGCGATTCGATCTCCTGAATCAGTCCTTTCAGGCTGGTTACGTTTTCAACGCGGACCGAAGTCTGCTGGGGCGACGGCGCCGCCTGCATTTCCCCCCCCCACGGAATAAGGAGTGTCAGGCATGCTGCCAGTAG
- a CDS encoding site-specific integrase, whose protein sequence is MRSTFRVLFYVKKGSARPNGDLPLMCRLTVDGEVKQFSCKMDVPPRLWDVKNGRATGKSVEAMQINLAVDKIRVEVNRRYQELMQSDGYVTAAKLRDAYLGIGVKQETLLKLFEQHNVEYRKKVGFSREIATWKKYCCVCKRVREFLAHTYHREDIPLKELNLTFINDFEYFLRTEKKCRTNTVWGYMIVLKHIVAIARNDGRLPFNPFSGYINSPESVDRGYLSQEEIKAVMNYKTANKAHARIRDLFVFSIFTGLAYADVKGLTTDNLQTMFDGNLWIITRRKKTNTESRIRLLDIPKRIIEKYADQRLDNHVFYMPCNCHCNDILREIGKQCGIKNKLTFHLARHTFATTITLSQGMPIETVSRLLGHTNIKTTQIYAKITNEKISRDMSALTERLGDKYRLAE, encoded by the coding sequence ATGCGAAGCACGTTTCGGGTCTTATTTTACGTGAAGAAAGGCAGCGCCCGCCCCAACGGCGATCTGCCTTTGATGTGCCGTCTTACAGTAGATGGCGAGGTCAAACAATTCAGTTGCAAAATGGACGTTCCTCCGCGTTTATGGGATGTCAAGAACGGCCGGGCGACGGGCAAGAGCGTCGAGGCCATGCAAATCAATCTTGCCGTCGATAAAATCCGCGTCGAGGTGAACCGCCGCTATCAGGAGTTGATGCAGTCGGACGGCTATGTCACGGCCGCCAAACTGCGGGATGCCTACCTCGGTATCGGAGTAAAGCAGGAAACGCTGTTGAAACTCTTCGAACAGCACAATGTCGAATACCGGAAAAAGGTGGGTTTCAGTCGTGAGATCGCCACGTGGAAAAAGTACTGCTGCGTGTGTAAGCGTGTGCGGGAGTTCCTCGCCCATACCTACCACCGGGAGGACATCCCGCTGAAAGAACTGAACCTTACCTTTATCAACGATTTCGAGTATTTCCTGCGCACGGAGAAGAAATGCCGCACAAATACCGTGTGGGGCTACATGATCGTCTTGAAACATATCGTCGCCATTGCCCGCAACGACGGGCGCCTGCCGTTCAACCCGTTTTCGGGCTATATCAACTCTCCCGAAAGCGTGGACAGGGGTTATCTCTCGCAAGAGGAGATCAAGGCCGTGATGAACTATAAAACGGCCAACAAGGCGCATGCCCGCATCCGCGATCTGTTCGTCTTCTCCATCTTCACGGGGCTGGCTTATGCCGACGTGAAAGGGCTGACCACGGACAACCTTCAAACTATGTTCGACGGTAACCTGTGGATCATCACGCGACGTAAGAAAACCAATACCGAAAGCCGTATCCGCCTGCTGGATATTCCCAAACGCATCATCGAGAAATACGCGGATCAGCGGCTCGACAACCATGTCTTTTATATGCCGTGCAACTGCCATTGCAACGACATCCTGCGCGAGATCGGCAAGCAATGCGGCATTAAAAACAAACTCACCTTCCACCTCGCCCGCCATACCTTCGCCACGACTATCACGCTCTCGCAGGGTATGCCTATCGAAACCGTCAGCCGCCTGTTAGGTCATACGAATATCAAGACCACCCAAATTTACGCGAAGATCACCAATGAAAAGATCAGCCGCGACATGTCGGCGCTTACCGAGCGTTTGGGCGACAAATACCGACTGGCGGAGTAA
- a CDS encoding lipocalin family protein codes for MKKLFIIVAAMFVAVSFSACSDDKDEASIVGEWQLTHSVGYVIEAGEQYDFDKTFPDDGYYTGYIFNEDGKGTYYATYTNSTTPEESTPITYSISGKTLTITASGDTQTFEIKELSFAKLVLYENNLDAEYVETNTYKRVKYSHN; via the coding sequence ATGAAAAAGTTGTTTATTATTGTGGCCGCTATGTTTGTGGCTGTTTCTTTCTCGGCTTGTTCCGATGATAAGGATGAAGCGTCCATTGTCGGAGAATGGCAATTAACCCATTCTGTCGGTTACGTAATTGAGGCAGGAGAACAGTATGATTTCGACAAGACATTTCCCGACGATGGTTACTACACAGGGTACATTTTCAATGAAGATGGCAAGGGAACGTATTATGCAACATATACCAATTCCACCACTCCCGAAGAATCAACCCCTATTACCTACTCTATTTCGGGAAAGACGTTAACAATAACTGCATCGGGCGATACGCAGACCTTTGAAATTAAAGAACTATCCTTTGCAAAACTCGTTTTATATGAGAATAATTTAGATGCAGAATATGTTGAAACAAACACCTATAAAAGGGTAAAGTATTCGCATAATTAA